CTATCTTCCTGAAAACCCGGATACCTTCAAAAGCCGGGATGAAAAAATCGGATATCGTATCAAAAATGTCATGGTGGTGCCGCTGCACTCCAATACCCGGATTATCGGGGTGATCTCGGCAGATAACAAAAAAGAAGGCACCTTTGATCAGACGGATCTCAAAACCCTGAGTACCATTGCCGCCACCGTGGCCCTGTCCATTGAAAATGCCCGGGTATCTGAAGAACTGAAAAAAGCCAATGCAGAGCTCAAAAGCCTGAACGCGGCCAAAGACAAAATGATCAGCCATCTGTCCCACGAACTCAGAACCCCGGTGGCTGTGCTGCTCAGTTCCATTAAAGTGCTGTCTAAAAAACTGACGGACCTGCCTGAAGCCACCTGGCACCCCACGCTGGACCGGATGCAGCGGAATCTGAAACGGCTCATCGATATTGAAGACCAGGTATATGATATTCTGGAAAAAAAATCGTTTCACCATACCCCGGTTTTCAGCCTGATATTTGATGAATGTGCGGATATGATCGAGGCGCTGATCGCTGAAGAAACCGGAGAAAGCCGGGTGGTTCAGAAAGTCAGGCAAACCCTGGAAAAAATTTATGCCACCCCGCATCAGGATGCGGTTTTGGTTCAGCTCGACCAGTTTGTGGACGGCCGGGTTCAGGCACTGCGCCCCTTGTTCAGCCACCGGCAGGTACACCTGACCACGCAGCTGATCCCCGTGCCCGACATCCGGATTCCTGTGGACCCGTTACAGAAAGTGGTGGACGGCCTGATACGCAATGCCGTGGAAAACACCCCTGACGGGTGCGACATCCAGGTGCAGGTGCATGAAAAAGGGCGGCATGTGGAACTGGTGGTCCATGACCAGGGCATCGGATTGACCGAAGAAGCCCAGAAACGCATTTTTGAAGGATTTTTCACCACCCAGGAAACCCTTCAATATTCCTCTAAAACACCCTTTGATTTCAATGCCGGCGGCAAAGGCGCCGACCTGCTTCGCATGAAAATCTTTTCAGAACGGTTTAATTTCAAGATCTCCATGACCTCGACACGGTGCAGCCATCTTCCCGATGCCACGGATCGATGCCCGGGCAGCCAGGCGGTTTGTGACAAAAAACCCGGGCCTGCCTGTGACGGCAGCACCCGGGTGTCTGTGTTGTTTTCACTGCCCGGCGACACTGAATAGGCCGGTAGGTTTCACACCCGCTCACATGTTAGATTTTCTGCTCATGCCGGGAAAAACAGGGGATACACAGGTCTTGGCCGCCAAACCGCCGGATCCGGGATTCCATCACTTTTTCCCCGCATTCCTTGCAGATGATACTCTCGAGAATCCGGGCCGGACGTACGGGGGGGACTGCCACGGAAGACACGGAAAACAGATCCGCCAGATCCGCCTCCATGATGGCCCGGGTCCGGGCATCTCGTTCCGAATCCCCGTTGGCCGGTTCAAACGCCTGGATCGCGTCATCCTGAAACAAGGCCCGGAACCCTTCCGATTTGTCCCGGTCAAAAAAAGTGAACCCGGCCTTGCCGTAATCCTTATGAATCAAATTGCCCTTGCCGAAGGTACACCCGGTCAGAAACTGGATGCCGTCCACCCCGCACATATCGGTTTCCGTCACGCACACCATGTTGGCGCCCGGCCTAAAATCCAGGCGGCTCAACGCCAGCTCCGCCGCCCGGATCCCGATGGCCAGGCCGGGGCAGGAATGCCCGTGAAATGCAATGGTTTCTTGTATTTTTGTTTCATCGATCTTGCAGGCCATAAGTTCTCCTTGGGATATGAAAGTTTTAAGTGTTAAGATTTAAGTTTTAAGCCGATATATGGCGGGTTACCCTTTTTTCATTATGCAGACCTTTGCAGGTGATTTGCCGGGTCATGGCATACCCCCTTGCTATCCACCGGCATTATAGGATAGCATAAGCACTCATTTTTAACCCCTCATAATGATTTCCTCCCGGAAAGTCAACCCAAAGGAGCTGAGATGCTGGCTGACCTGATAAAAGACCTCTCCCGGATCCATACCCGGGATATCCGGATGTCCACCTTTCCCCATGACAACAGCCAGGTCATTGTCACAGGAGAACTCATGGATACCCGGTATATCAAAATATTCGACATCACGGGCAAAGTCCTGGAACCCGGCACCATCCACCATATCCGCCTGTTCTGCCGGATCGCCCCGGATCCCCTGCGCATTGTGGAGGCGTTTGCGGACATGCCCGTCATTCCCATGGAACCATGCCGCACCACCCTGGACCGGGTCCCGCTTTTAACGGGGCTGGAGATCAAACCCGGGTTCACCCGCAAGGTCAGTGAAATCATGGGCGGTACCAGAGGCTGCACCCATCTGGCCACTTTGACCAAAGCCATGGCCCAGGAGATCGTCCATGGCTGGCTGACCGAGAAACGCCGGAACCCCGCCCCGCTGCCGGACAATCTCGAAGATATCAAGGAAAAAGGATTTCTGGTGGACTCCTGCCGCATGTGGAAAAAAGATGGCCCCAAGATCCAGGCTTTGGCCCGGGCCATTCGAAATGCCGGGTGTAACAGCCCCAAAAAACTGTAAACCCTTGACGCGAATAAATTAAAGACCTAAAATAGATTAAAAGTTTAATTGCTTAATTGATTACAAAAGGGGCCATGATGTCAATATCAACCATAATGAAAATAAGCCACCAAGGGCAGATCCGCATACCAAAAAAGATCATGCTCAGTCTCGGGATAGAAAAGGGTGATTATCTTGAAGTGGCTATTCATGAAAATCAGATCATCTTAAAGCCCAGAAAACTGATCGATCCTTCCCAGGGATGGTATTGGACAAAAGAATGGCAGAAAATGGAATCCCAGGCAGATGAAGACATTGAAAAAGATCAGTTATCCGGAAAATTCGACTCTGCAAAAGAAGGGTTGAAATGGTTGAAAAAATAAACTCTTTTCAATTCAGCAGACGATTCAAAAAAGAGTATCAAAAATTGCCAAAAAAAATTCAAAAGACCTTTGATGAAAAACTCTCTCTTTTTTTGGAAAACCCATCACACCCATCGCTCAGGGTCAAGCAGATACAGGGAACAAAAAATCGTTGGGAGGGTTCAATCACCATGAAATATCGATTTACGTTTCAATTTGTTGAAGACGGACTGATTTTCAGAACCATCGGAACTCACGATATATTAAACCGAATATAAACAACCCCCCAGTATGAATCGGGCACTGCCCAGGGAGGGCATCCGGGTGACCGGCAAAAGGGATTACTGCCGGATGGCCATGCGCTTTTCAAAAAACGAGATGGTCCGGGACAAGGAAAAGGTCAGGATAAAATACAGCAGGGTGATGGTGATCCAGATTTCAAAGGTCAGAAACGTGGCTGCCATCAGTTCCATGCCCTGGAAGGTGAGTTCCTGGACCGAGATGACCGAGACAATGGCGGAATCCTTGATGGTGGAGATGAACTGGCCGGCCAGGGGAAATGCGGCCCGCCGGAACGCCTGGGGCAGGATCACCAGACGGAAGGTGTTGAACGGGGACAACCCCAGAGACCAGGCTGCTTCCCACTGCCCGCCGGACACCCCGTTGATCCCGCCCCGCACGATTTCAGAAATATACGCGCCTTCATAAATGGCCAGGGCGGCGGCCGCAGACACAAATGCATTGATCTGCCCGGATTCCGCCAGCAACAAAGAGATGGCCCGGGTCACGGGGGCGCTCTGATTTCTGACCCATTGATCCAGGCCCATGGCATCCAGAAACTGGGAGGAAACAAAATAGTAGAACAGGATCACCAGAACCAGAGACGGAATGTTTCTCACCGTCTCCACATAGAACCGGCTGATCATCTGCCCGATAAACCCGCCCCGGGCACCCATGATGCCGGACAAAGTGCCCAGAACAAAGGCGATTCCCATGGACCAGATGCTCAGTTTGAGGGTGGTGCCGAACCCCTGGAGCAGCATGTTGGCATGAAACCGGCCGGTCTCGGGGTCTTTGAACAGAAAATATCCGGGAATGGCCTGCCAGTCCCAGTGGTAGTCCAGCACCTGGACCATGCGCACAAAAAAAAAGAAAACCCCGGCAGTCACGGCCAGTACCACAGCCAGATCCACCAGGGTCAATGGTTTTACAGATTTATTTAACAAGATCTTCCCAGTCTCTGGATTCAAACCAAAAGGCTTTTTTCTCCTTTAAAAACCCGCTGGCATGCTGATTGATGATCCAGTTGTTGAAAAAATTGACGGCATCCGGGTCTCCTTTGCGGATGGCAAATCCGATGGGCTCTTTGGTAAAATTCTCTTCCAGAGGAACAAACAGCTTGTCCGGATATTTCAAGGCATGGAACACGGGCATGGGGGCTGAAGAAACCACGGCATGGACCCGACCCAGGTTCAGTTCCTGCAGGGCCTGGCTTTCATTTTCAAACAACCGCAGGCTGGCTTTGGGCAGAAACTTTCTGGCCGCCTGTTCCGCCGTGGTTCCCATGCGCACGGCAACGTTCACATCCTTTTTGTTAAAATCGGCCAGGGAGGAAAAGCCCTGGGCCTTTTTCCGGTGGGCCACCATGGACATGCCTGAATAATCGTAGGGCGTGGTAAAATTGACTTTCAGGTTCCGCTGAGCCGTGATGCCCATGCCCCCGATAATCACATCGAACTTGCCGGTCATCAGGGCCGGGATGATCCCGGACCAGGCCGTGGGCACAAACTCCACATCCACCCCCATGTCTTTGGCCAGCTGCCGGGCCACATCGATCTCAAATCCGACCAGTTTGCCTTGTTTGTCTTTCATGGCCCAGGGCACGAATGTGGACATCCCCACCCGGATCACCTTGTCTTTCTGGATCTTTTCAATCACACTCTCTTTGGAAAGCCGGTCCCCGGTCTCTCCGGCCAGGCACAGGGCAAGGGGCATAAGCAGGATCAATCCCACTGCCATCAGCACTTTTTTCATATCAAACATAGCCTCTCCTTTTCCGTTTAAATTAATTCACAAATCTCATCCGGGTTTCGATTCGCCGGATGATAAAAGACAATGTCGCTGTAATGGATAGATAACATAATGCCACGGCAAACCAGATTTCAAAAGTCAAAAACGTTTCAGATACGATTTTTTGCCCCTGCATGGTCAGATCATAAATGGAAATGGTGCTCACCAGCGCGGAATCCTTGATCAGAGACACACTCTGGCCGGCCAGCATGGGCAGGGTCTGGCGCAGCATCTGGGGAACAACCACCTTATAGTAGGTGGCAAAAACCGGCAGGCCGATGCTCTGGGCCGCCTCAAACTGACCTTTGGGGATATTGATGATACCTGACCGGATGATTTCCGAAGAATACGCCCCTTCAAACAGGCTTAAGGCAATCACTGCGGACGTAAAGGCAGACAGATCCAGCACCGGTGAGATGACAAAATAAATGACAAAAATCTGGATTAAAAGCGGGGTGTTGCGGATGGTTTCCACATAACACCAGGCCAGCACCCGCAAAGACACATAAGGCGACAATCTGGCAAACGCGGACACCATACCGGTGACCAGTGCAAGCACCAGAGAAATCGCGGAAATTTTGAAGGTGATCCACACGCCCTGGAGCAGAACCCCTGCCACAAACCGCCCGTTTTCAAAGGAAAAAAAATACGGGGCCACACGATACCACTGCCAGTTATACGACAGATTCTTGTACCCGATCACCACCGCCAGAATCAGCACGGCAGTGAAAACGGATGCCGCAAGTATATTTTTTTTGTGCTTCATTTATCTTTGCTCCGCCCGTGCCAGGATAACAAGCAAAGACAATACCACAAAGACAACCAACCTGCCAGATATAATGCGGCTTAAAAGTGCCGGATCGAATCCACGACAAACGGGGTGCTCTGGGTGGCCACGCTCTTTTTTTTCACCCAGATCCGGGCCATGGCCACGGATTCGCCGTCAATGTTGGTCATACTGGCCAGTTCCTCGGCAAATCCGATGTCTTTGATCTTGAACTCATAGTAAAAAGTTCCGGCAGTGAACGGATCGACAATCAGGATGATTTTTTCCGGGTCCCAGGGATGTTTTCTGGGAGATCCGGAAAACGGCACATGGTCTTTTCTGTCCACATTCCTGGATTTTGCGTAGGCCTGAATTTCAAATTTTTCTATGGTGTTCAGTGTCGTCACATTCATGAATTTTCTCCCGTTAAAAAAGACAAATCAAGAATATCCATTAATTCTGCTGTCTCATGCGCGAGACAATATCCGCCACCTTTTCACCCCCGGGCGTGGTGGCATCCGGATTGACTTTCACCAGTGCTTCCCAGGCGGCCATGGCACCGGGCAGGTCATTGAGGTCCGCCATGAGCACCACGCCTTTGTTGAACAACGCAGTTTCAAACCCCGGAGAGGCGGCGACGGCCTGATCAAACGCCTGAATCGCTTTGTCCGGTTCCCCGTTCCGGCGGTACATCACGCCCATGTCCGTGAGCACGGCCGGATCTCCCGGCACCAGGGCCAGTGATTTCTGATACGCCTGGATGGCTGAATCCGGCTGATCTGCATCAAAATACACATGACCCAGATTGGCCCAGGCCCGGGCATCTTCAGGGTGCTGTTTCACAAGTGCTTCCAGTTCCGCAATCTTGTCGTCCATATCCGGTGCGGCTGTCCCGGCGGTTTCCGAATGTGCGTCTGAACCCGGTGCCGGACCGGAATGGACGTCCATCCGGGTTGCGGAACCATCTTTGGCCAGTTTAAAAGAAGT
Above is a window of Desulfotignum balticum DSM 7044 DNA encoding:
- a CDS encoding sensor histidine kinase → MTDPNTRDPLLQKIKTLEARLAEQEALWEKDRIAAEYHRRFLQFIPYPVLIRNAKGLITYLNPAFTHTFGWTPEELKGTRGRQYIPARLQGELAKKIKALPPNRNVVKLTTRRLTKTGQVLDVVVRIGIDRDEDLQPARMVMVFRDVTMEKRIDRNQGAINRISQALPQYPELSRLVEYISNEIKELLGTLGANVMLLDEKAEEFYVLGMAHDDPTTRERVIKTRFPVDELLSGQVVQSGKPLIMNYLPENPDTFKSRDEKIGYRIKNVMVVPLHSNTRIIGVISADNKKEGTFDQTDLKTLSTIAATVALSIENARVSEELKKANAELKSLNAAKDKMISHLSHELRTPVAVLLSSIKVLSKKLTDLPEATWHPTLDRMQRNLKRLIDIEDQVYDILEKKSFHHTPVFSLIFDECADMIEALIAEETGESRVVQKVRQTLEKIYATPHQDAVLVQLDQFVDGRVQALRPLFSHRQVHLTTQLIPVPDIRIPVDPLQKVVDGLIRNAVENTPDGCDIQVQVHEKGRHVELVVHDQGIGLTEEAQKRIFEGFFTTQETLQYSSKTPFDFNAGGKGADLLRMKIFSERFNFKISMTSTRCSHLPDATDRCPGSQAVCDKKPGPACDGSTRVSVLFSLPGDTE
- a CDS encoding FmdE family protein → MACKIDETKIQETIAFHGHSCPGLAIGIRAAELALSRLDFRPGANMVCVTETDMCGVDGIQFLTGCTFGKGNLIHKDYGKAGFTFFDRDKSEGFRALFQDDAIQAFEPANGDSERDARTRAIMEADLADLFSVSSVAVPPVRPARILESIICKECGEKVMESRIRRFGGQDLCIPCFSRHEQKI
- a CDS encoding DUF2889 domain-containing protein, which produces MLADLIKDLSRIHTRDIRMSTFPHDNSQVIVTGELMDTRYIKIFDITGKVLEPGTIHHIRLFCRIAPDPLRIVEAFADMPVIPMEPCRTTLDRVPLLTGLEIKPGFTRKVSEIMGGTRGCTHLATLTKAMAQEIVHGWLTEKRRNPAPLPDNLEDIKEKGFLVDSCRMWKKDGPKIQALARAIRNAGCNSPKKL
- a CDS encoding AbrB/MazE/SpoVT family DNA-binding domain-containing protein; the protein is MMSISTIMKISHQGQIRIPKKIMLSLGIEKGDYLEVAIHENQIILKPRKLIDPSQGWYWTKEWQKMESQADEDIEKDQLSGKFDSAKEGLKWLKK
- a CDS encoding type II toxin-antitoxin system RelE/ParE family toxin; the protein is MVEKINSFQFSRRFKKEYQKLPKKIQKTFDEKLSLFLENPSHPSLRVKQIQGTKNRWEGSITMKYRFTFQFVEDGLIFRTIGTHDILNRI
- a CDS encoding amino acid ABC transporter permease, producing MLNKSVKPLTLVDLAVVLAVTAGVFFFFVRMVQVLDYHWDWQAIPGYFLFKDPETGRFHANMLLQGFGTTLKLSIWSMGIAFVLGTLSGIMGARGGFIGQMISRFYVETVRNIPSLVLVILFYYFVSSQFLDAMGLDQWVRNQSAPVTRAISLLLAESGQINAFVSAAAALAIYEGAYISEIVRGGINGVSGGQWEAAWSLGLSPFNTFRLVILPQAFRRAAFPLAGQFISTIKDSAIVSVISVQELTFQGMELMAATFLTFEIWITITLLYFILTFSLSRTISFFEKRMAIRQ
- a CDS encoding transporter substrate-binding domain-containing protein — its product is MFDMKKVLMAVGLILLMPLALCLAGETGDRLSKESVIEKIQKDKVIRVGMSTFVPWAMKDKQGKLVGFEIDVARQLAKDMGVDVEFVPTAWSGIIPALMTGKFDVIIGGMGITAQRNLKVNFTTPYDYSGMSMVAHRKKAQGFSSLADFNKKDVNVAVRMGTTAEQAARKFLPKASLRLFENESQALQELNLGRVHAVVSSAPMPVFHALKYPDKLFVPLEENFTKEPIGFAIRKGDPDAVNFFNNWIINQHASGFLKEKKAFWFESRDWEDLVK
- a CDS encoding amino acid ABC transporter permease; translated protein: MKHKKNILAASVFTAVLILAVVIGYKNLSYNWQWYRVAPYFFSFENGRFVAGVLLQGVWITFKISAISLVLALVTGMVSAFARLSPYVSLRVLAWCYVETIRNTPLLIQIFVIYFVISPVLDLSAFTSAVIALSLFEGAYSSEIIRSGIINIPKGQFEAAQSIGLPVFATYYKVVVPQMLRQTLPMLAGQSVSLIKDSALVSTISIYDLTMQGQKIVSETFLTFEIWFAVALCYLSITATLSFIIRRIETRMRFVN
- a CDS encoding tetratricopeptide repeat protein; protein product: MKTDTMTEKSGAVSRQTLYIMILAALTVGFIVGAAYTSFKLAKDGSATRMDVHSGPAPGSDAHSETAGTAAPDMDDKIAELEALVKQHPEDARAWANLGHVYFDADQPDSAIQAYQKSLALVPGDPAVLTDMGVMYRRNGEPDKAIQAFDQAVAASPGFETALFNKGVVLMADLNDLPGAMAAWEALVKVNPDATTPGGEKVADIVSRMRQQN